Proteins encoded together in one Rubripirellula reticaptiva window:
- a CDS encoding protein-disulfide reductase DsbD family protein, with amino-acid sequence MLNRKNTTVTDRLAALFAILMLFGTSFASETTAQDDFGPGSDVFPNFSLGGFGASANVAEPVTLQAKYFVDASGRGMLEVEATIAPTWHVYSTTQKSGGPLRTKIAIKSPSEIKLVGDFVPSVEPSKSISSQYNGLTVEEHEDKVIWSAPLEIPAGFEDSIQVSFNGLACETIDGKCMPVRETLTANYGGPTAEQDTASSTVAMTQVADGATTTANGAQPKNAPEWFRDADYVVQWTATLQPRQVAPGGTAVLTFTAKPDETFHVYRAATDDAESSTNFVLTQKSGLKIGKPSANKPVISKSIVPSLPPVHYYGGEVTWSLPISVPADSPAGVKTIEGLIAYQACTDNSCHRPVALTFSSTLTVGPTTDTAANAVTLASSKSSTALDAAAETKWVDEVAAASVAPAATAPATDDYASVPIAGSVSGGKSNGQPPTLTEINGNPTAATSFPIILFFAFVGGVILNVMPCVLPVVGLKIMGFVSQAGEDRRRVLMLNLVYSAGILAVFGFLAMLAVVFKFGWGQQFTYFPVKLGLTLGLFALALSYLGVWEIPAPGMASNKASQDLQSREGLTGAFSKGVFATILATPCSGPLLGYILGLTLGLSSVETIAIFMTVGLGMSLPYLLIGLQPKLIAWLPKPGNWMETFKEFMAFLFLGTVAFFFAQFQDFQKLPVFVSLIGVWFGCWIIGQVPAWSDLPKRISAWTGGIIAAGLISYAAFTVLVPGPKVLAWEDYSEARLAKYQAEGKTVLLDFSAKWCTNCIYNYEFAINTEETRKLVDKLDAVAMYADYTDFDPAIQQKLEELQSRSIPLLAIYPGRTPNQPIVLRDLLTQQNVLDALAQAGESVEGVATSSYPSTALVSSSHAPASGGQ; translated from the coding sequence ATGCTGAATAGAAAAAACACGACCGTCACGGATCGGCTGGCCGCTCTCTTCGCAATCCTAATGTTGTTCGGGACAAGTTTTGCGAGTGAGACGACCGCCCAGGATGACTTTGGCCCGGGATCAGATGTTTTCCCCAATTTCTCACTCGGTGGCTTCGGTGCGAGCGCAAACGTTGCCGAGCCAGTAACGTTGCAAGCAAAGTATTTCGTCGACGCGTCTGGCCGAGGCATGTTGGAAGTCGAAGCAACGATCGCCCCAACTTGGCACGTCTATTCGACGACCCAAAAGAGTGGCGGTCCGCTTCGCACAAAGATTGCGATCAAATCCCCCAGCGAGATAAAGCTGGTCGGCGATTTCGTGCCCAGCGTCGAACCGTCGAAAAGCATTTCGTCACAATACAACGGCTTGACCGTCGAAGAGCACGAAGACAAGGTCATTTGGTCAGCGCCGCTCGAAATCCCAGCAGGCTTTGAAGACTCCATCCAAGTCAGCTTCAATGGTTTGGCATGCGAAACGATCGACGGCAAATGCATGCCGGTTCGCGAAACACTGACCGCCAACTATGGTGGGCCGACTGCCGAACAAGATACAGCTTCATCCACGGTCGCGATGACACAAGTCGCGGACGGTGCCACAACAACTGCAAACGGCGCACAACCGAAAAATGCACCGGAGTGGTTTCGCGATGCGGATTACGTGGTTCAGTGGACAGCCACGCTGCAGCCTCGGCAAGTCGCGCCGGGTGGCACTGCGGTATTGACCTTCACGGCCAAGCCGGATGAAACCTTCCACGTCTACCGCGCGGCAACGGACGACGCTGAATCGTCGACCAATTTTGTGCTGACTCAAAAGAGCGGACTGAAGATCGGCAAGCCATCGGCCAACAAACCCGTCATCAGCAAGTCGATCGTCCCCTCACTGCCACCAGTCCATTACTACGGTGGCGAAGTGACATGGTCGCTGCCAATCTCCGTTCCCGCCGACTCGCCCGCTGGCGTCAAAACGATTGAAGGCTTGATCGCCTACCAAGCTTGTACGGACAACAGTTGCCATCGTCCCGTCGCGCTGACGTTTTCATCAACGCTGACCGTCGGCCCGACGACCGACACGGCTGCGAACGCTGTGACACTTGCGAGTTCCAAGTCGTCGACCGCACTGGATGCGGCCGCCGAAACGAAATGGGTTGACGAGGTTGCGGCGGCATCGGTGGCACCAGCGGCCACTGCCCCAGCAACCGATGACTATGCTTCCGTGCCGATCGCGGGCTCGGTTTCGGGCGGCAAATCGAATGGCCAACCACCGACCCTGACCGAAATCAACGGCAACCCAACTGCGGCAACTTCGTTTCCGATCATTCTGTTCTTTGCGTTTGTCGGTGGTGTGATCTTGAACGTGATGCCTTGCGTGTTGCCGGTGGTCGGATTGAAGATCATGGGATTTGTCAGCCAAGCGGGGGAAGATCGTCGCCGAGTGCTGATGTTGAACCTGGTTTACTCGGCCGGCATTCTGGCAGTATTCGGATTCCTGGCGATGTTGGCGGTCGTGTTCAAATTCGGCTGGGGCCAACAATTCACTTACTTTCCCGTCAAGCTGGGGCTGACACTGGGCCTGTTCGCCTTGGCGCTTAGCTATCTGGGCGTTTGGGAAATCCCCGCCCCCGGCATGGCTTCGAACAAGGCGTCGCAAGATCTGCAGAGCCGCGAAGGATTGACCGGTGCGTTTTCGAAAGGCGTCTTCGCGACGATCTTGGCGACTCCCTGCAGCGGTCCGTTGCTGGGATACATCCTGGGGCTCACGCTCGGTTTGTCGTCGGTCGAAACGATCGCAATTTTTATGACCGTAGGACTGGGAATGTCGCTTCCCTATCTGTTGATTGGTCTTCAACCAAAACTGATCGCTTGGCTACCCAAGCCAGGCAATTGGATGGAAACGTTCAAAGAGTTCATGGCGTTTTTGTTCTTGGGAACCGTCGCGTTCTTCTTCGCTCAATTCCAAGACTTTCAGAAACTGCCAGTCTTTGTCTCGCTGATCGGCGTCTGGTTCGGATGTTGGATCATCGGCCAAGTTCCCGCTTGGTCAGACCTGCCAAAACGAATCTCGGCATGGACCGGCGGCATCATCGCAGCGGGGCTGATTTCGTACGCGGCGTTCACCGTATTGGTGCCAGGCCCGAAAGTGTTGGCATGGGAAGACTACAGCGAGGCACGTTTAGCAAAGTACCAAGCCGAAGGCAAAACCGTGTTACTCGACTTTTCGGCCAAGTGGTGTACCAACTGCATCTACAACTACGAATTCGCTATCAACACCGAAGAGACCCGCAAGCTTGTCGACAAACTTGATGCGGTCGCGATGTACGCGGACTACACCGACTTTGACCCAGCAATTCAACAGAAACTAGAAGAACTACAAAGTCGATCCATTCCGCTGTTAGCGATCTATCCCGGCCGAACGCCGAATCAACCCATCGTCCTGCGCGACTTACTGACTCAGCAAAACGTGCTCGATGCACTTGCGCAAGCTGGCGAAAGTGTCGAAGGCGTCGCGACAAGCTCGTATCCGTCGACTGCATTGGTATCATCGAGTCACGCACCCGCCAGCGGCGGTCAATGA
- a CDS encoding methylated-DNA--[protein]-cysteine S-methyltransferase, whose product MTTIGISEHATPLGTMWATWTVGGLYRLDWNQPDDVAGEATVTTDTTDFDKQLSAYFREGTEPLEGIKLDTAGWTDFTQRVYENCRKIPAGETVTYRELAAMAGNQKASRAVGAAMAKNRTLLVIPCHRVIAADGSLRGFSAAGGLVTKQRLLELEQPNGLFA is encoded by the coding sequence ATGACGACCATCGGGATAAGTGAACACGCAACGCCGCTGGGAACGATGTGGGCGACCTGGACAGTCGGCGGACTATATCGCCTGGATTGGAACCAACCCGACGACGTCGCTGGCGAAGCCACTGTCACCACGGACACAACCGATTTCGACAAGCAATTGTCGGCCTACTTTCGTGAAGGAACGGAACCTCTAGAAGGCATCAAACTGGACACGGCTGGTTGGACGGATTTTACGCAGCGAGTCTACGAAAACTGCCGCAAGATCCCTGCCGGAGAAACGGTTACCTACCGAGAACTTGCGGCGATGGCAGGAAACCAAAAGGCTAGCCGAGCAGTGGGTGCGGCCATGGCCAAGAACCGAACCTTGCTGGTCATTCCCTGCCACCGAGTGATCGCGGCAGACGGATCACTGCGAGGTTTCAGCGCCGCCGGTGGTTTGGTAACCAAGCAACGCCTACTGGAACTTGAACAACCCAACGGTTTATTCGCGTAA
- a CDS encoding tRNA modification GTPase has translation MHLRKLAKVSKASRQARIRRLHWYHRVTHPPAAVNDHVWDIEETIVAIASPTSPAPRGIIRMSGTDSLGVLSRLGFSVSGVTRPTRISTTVDLGTPIGQIPVDAMLWPTPRSYTGQPSAELHTIGSLPLLTRLTQMAVDSGARAARPGEFTMRAFLAGRLDLTQAEAVLGVIDAEGRGSLDHALRQLSGNLSKPLESMRSTLLDLLADVEAGLDFVDEDIEFVSDEVLIQRLTEIRITLAQTSETMQDRGGGSARINIALRGEPNAGKSQLLNSLTETETAIVADVAGTTRDIVTVDATVDGHLVRWIDTAGMEMVIDDISRQSQDQGTRAAGEADLRLWCVDSSRSDFLPAMLRLQEESKTTSRAGAVNIFVATKSDLVADEPDGDWISCSSKTGTGLGQLIETIVETIQGRDGEEVGSVVGTAARCRQSLAEAERAIEAAIGLAETSQGHEFVSAEMRLAAQCLGEVTGAVYTDDILDRVFGRFCIGK, from the coding sequence ATGCACTTGCGCAAGCTGGCGAAAGTGTCGAAGGCGTCGCGACAAGCTCGTATCCGTCGACTGCATTGGTATCATCGAGTCACGCACCCGCCAGCGGCGGTCAATGATCACGTGTGGGATATCGAAGAAACCATCGTCGCGATTGCCTCGCCAACCTCGCCCGCACCGCGTGGCATCATCCGAATGTCGGGCACAGATTCTTTAGGCGTCCTTTCTCGGCTAGGGTTTTCGGTTTCTGGCGTCACCAGGCCAACCCGAATTTCGACAACGGTTGATCTGGGGACTCCGATCGGTCAAATCCCCGTCGATGCGATGCTGTGGCCGACACCACGAAGCTACACCGGGCAACCCTCGGCCGAACTGCACACGATTGGCTCGCTGCCATTGTTAACTCGATTGACGCAAATGGCCGTCGACAGTGGTGCCCGGGCCGCCCGTCCCGGCGAATTCACCATGCGTGCGTTCTTGGCTGGTCGGCTGGATCTGACACAAGCCGAAGCCGTGCTGGGCGTGATCGACGCCGAAGGCCGCGGATCGCTGGACCACGCCCTCCGACAACTCTCTGGCAACCTATCCAAGCCGCTTGAGTCGATGCGATCGACGCTGCTGGATTTGCTTGCGGACGTCGAAGCCGGCTTGGACTTCGTCGACGAAGACATCGAATTCGTCAGCGACGAAGTCCTGATCCAGCGACTGACCGAAATCCGCATCACACTGGCCCAAACCAGCGAGACCATGCAAGATCGTGGCGGCGGATCGGCACGCATCAACATCGCGCTTCGAGGCGAACCGAACGCTGGAAAGAGCCAATTGCTGAACAGTTTGACGGAAACCGAAACCGCCATTGTCGCCGATGTTGCCGGGACCACTCGCGACATTGTTACCGTCGATGCAACTGTCGATGGGCATCTGGTGCGTTGGATTGACACCGCCGGTATGGAAATGGTCATCGACGATATTTCTCGCCAATCACAGGATCAAGGCACCCGAGCGGCAGGCGAAGCCGATTTGCGACTTTGGTGTGTCGACAGCAGCCGATCCGATTTTTTGCCCGCGATGCTGCGACTGCAAGAAGAATCGAAAACTACATCGCGGGCCGGAGCTGTAAATATCTTCGTGGCCACCAAATCGGACCTTGTCGCTGATGAACCGGACGGCGACTGGATTTCATGCAGTTCTAAGACGGGCACGGGACTCGGGCAGCTAATCGAGACGATTGTTGAAACGATTCAAGGTCGCGATGGCGAAGAAGTGGGTTCGGTGGTTGGCACCGCCGCCAGGTGTCGACAATCACTGGCCGAAGCCGAGCGTGCGATCGAAGCCGCAATCGGGCTTGCTGAAACTAGCCAGGGCCACGAGTTTGTTTCTGCAGAAATGCGACTGGCGGCGCAGTGCTTAGGCGAAGTCACCGGTGCGGTCTACACTGACGACATTCTCGACCGTGTCTTCGGACGATTTTGCATCGGTAAATAA
- a CDS encoding phosphotransferase: protein MIDSRIPAAIRSALLGPFRIRTATMVPPGFSGGVVFECQSEVGSRFALKGWATGTDLERVKEVHTVATFARQSGCVLVPAIHGVASAEGRQWELASWMPGEPALADASLDQIHSGAIALRQFHKAVAPCKQVQQPAPAVSARLRRIEQLRPLVTQMLQSRESPCAITTRPTPLSNAVGRASEILRRHWLPTADRITSELMDLQDCYVVTQYVLRDCHRDHVLFSDGRPSGLIDFDALRIDTPSADLARWVGGFLIRRDASVQNGKREDAVWQAAMAGFGLENVLEAQTIHAATVWSSLANWLVWIVLEQRSFPAGPDAVARRIDEITELAAQYQSRNTGKRRKLHKP from the coding sequence TTGATTGACTCGCGTATCCCCGCCGCCATCCGAAGTGCTCTGCTGGGTCCATTTCGAATTCGAACAGCAACCATGGTGCCGCCGGGATTTAGCGGTGGAGTCGTGTTTGAGTGCCAGTCTGAAGTGGGCAGTCGTTTTGCTTTAAAAGGCTGGGCGACAGGAACCGACTTGGAGCGAGTCAAAGAGGTTCACACCGTGGCAACCTTCGCACGGCAATCCGGATGTGTGCTGGTTCCAGCAATCCATGGCGTTGCAAGTGCCGAGGGTCGGCAATGGGAACTAGCATCCTGGATGCCTGGCGAACCAGCCTTGGCGGACGCTTCACTCGACCAGATTCATTCAGGCGCGATCGCGTTGCGGCAGTTTCACAAAGCTGTCGCCCCATGCAAACAGGTACAGCAACCGGCCCCCGCTGTGTCGGCCCGACTCCGCCGCATCGAACAGCTGCGTCCATTAGTGACACAGATGCTTCAATCGAGAGAATCACCGTGCGCGATCACAACACGACCAACACCGTTGTCAAACGCCGTAGGGCGGGCGTCCGAGATCCTGCGGCGACATTGGCTTCCCACAGCAGATCGAATCACGTCGGAACTCATGGATCTGCAAGACTGCTATGTCGTCACTCAATACGTACTGCGAGACTGTCATCGCGACCACGTCCTGTTCAGTGACGGTCGCCCCAGCGGTCTGATCGACTTTGACGCGCTGCGAATCGATACACCCTCGGCTGACCTTGCTCGTTGGGTCGGCGGATTTCTGATTCGTCGAGACGCGTCAGTGCAAAACGGGAAAAGGGAAGATGCCGTTTGGCAAGCCGCTATGGCGGGCTTCGGCCTAGAAAACGTATTAGAAGCACAGACCATTCACGCTGCGACGGTATGGTCCAGCCTGGCAAATTGGCTAGTTTGGATCGTTCTGGAACAACGCTCATTCCCAGCCGGTCCCGACGCAGTTGCCCGGCGAATTGACGAGATCACCGAACTTGCGGCTCAATACCAGAGCCGAAACACCGGTAAAAGACGCAAACTACACAAACCTTGA